Proteins encoded by one window of Phenylobacterium soli:
- a CDS encoding MmcQ/YjbR family DNA-binding protein: MPGAHEVAYKGDPWFNVGKKTFALFTDGRAIMKLDRGRQELLFEVRPQTFARCKVATVHWSWVELDHLDEAELGELVLEAWSQIVPKKVSRPFLGR; encoded by the coding sequence CTGCCGGGCGCCCATGAGGTCGCCTACAAGGGCGACCCGTGGTTCAACGTCGGCAAGAAGACCTTCGCCCTGTTCACCGACGGTCGAGCGATCATGAAGCTCGACCGGGGCCGTCAGGAACTCCTGTTCGAGGTGCGGCCGCAGACCTTCGCCAGGTGCAAGGTGGCGACGGTGCATTGGAGCTGGGTGGAGCTCGATCACCTCGACGAGGCCGAGCTTGGCGAGCTGGTGCTCGAGGCCTGGTCGCAGATCGTGCCGAAGAAGGTGAGCCGCCCATTCCTGGGCCGGTGA
- a CDS encoding D-arabinono-1,4-lactone oxidase: MGDWSNWSGSVRARPARMAQPESLEELQGLVREASAVRVAGAGHSFMPLCETDGLLLNLENLAGRLAVAKDRRTVSAPAGWSLKKLTAELWAEGLSLPNQGDVNPQALAGALATGTHGTGRDLGSLSTLAHGFTLVMADGTVKTCSRTENPELFEAQRLGLGMLGVAVEAVIDVLPAYRLEERIEKIPFADAKVRFEEIARTHRHAEFFVFPYSDQVILKTLQPTEAEDTKDRTTDVDETPFRIANEIAARTPFLIPTLQRGMMRALGPGRRVGPAYQIFPSERTVRFEEMEYELPRANGLRALEEVIRWIRAGKKPVAFPFEFRWAAGDDIWLSPFNKGPGASISMHQYAKMPWQGLFKEAEAIFRAHGGRPHWAKRHTLSRHDVDMLYPMAERFRQVRRAADPEGKFLNGHLSDLFV; this comes from the coding sequence ATGGGCGACTGGAGCAATTGGTCGGGAAGCGTGCGCGCCAGGCCGGCGCGGATGGCGCAGCCTGAGAGCCTCGAGGAGCTGCAGGGCCTGGTGCGGGAGGCGAGCGCCGTCCGCGTCGCGGGCGCCGGCCACTCCTTCATGCCGCTCTGCGAGACCGACGGCCTCCTGCTCAATCTCGAGAACCTCGCCGGACGCCTAGCCGTCGCCAAGGACCGCAGGACGGTGAGCGCGCCGGCGGGCTGGAGCCTGAAGAAGCTCACCGCCGAACTCTGGGCCGAGGGCCTCTCCCTGCCGAACCAGGGCGATGTGAACCCGCAGGCCCTGGCCGGCGCCCTGGCCACGGGGACCCACGGCACCGGCCGTGACCTCGGCAGCCTCTCGACCCTCGCCCACGGCTTCACCCTCGTCATGGCCGACGGGACCGTGAAGACCTGCAGCCGCACCGAGAACCCCGAGCTCTTCGAGGCCCAGCGCCTGGGGCTGGGCATGCTGGGCGTGGCGGTGGAGGCCGTCATCGACGTCCTGCCGGCCTACAGGCTGGAGGAGCGTATCGAGAAGATCCCCTTCGCCGACGCCAAGGTCCGCTTCGAGGAGATCGCTCGGACGCATCGGCACGCCGAGTTCTTCGTCTTCCCCTATTCCGACCAGGTGATCCTGAAGACGCTGCAGCCCACCGAGGCGGAGGACACCAAGGATCGGACCACCGACGTGGACGAGACGCCGTTCCGCATCGCCAACGAGATCGCCGCCCGCACGCCCTTCCTGATCCCGACCCTGCAGCGCGGGATGATGCGGGCGCTGGGGCCCGGCCGCCGCGTCGGGCCGGCCTACCAGATCTTCCCCTCCGAGCGGACGGTGCGCTTCGAGGAGATGGAGTACGAGCTGCCGCGAGCGAACGGCCTGCGGGCGCTCGAGGAGGTGATCCGCTGGATTCGCGCGGGCAAGAAGCCGGTGGCCTTCCCCTTCGAGTTCCGCTGGGCGGCCGGCGACGACATCTGGCTCTCGCCGTTCAACAAGGGACCGGGGGCGTCGATCTCCATGCACCAGTACGCCAAGATGCCCTGGCAGGGGCTGTTCAAGGAGGCCGAGGCGATCTTCCGGGCGCACGGCGGGCGGCCGCACTGGGCCAAGCGCCACACCCTCTCGCGCCATGACGTGGACATGCTCTATCCCATGGCCGAGCGGTTCCGGCAGGTGCGCCGCGCGGCCGACCCCGAGGGCAAGTTCCTCAACGGCCATCTGTCCGACCTGTTCGTCTGA
- a CDS encoding DSD1 family PLP-dependent enzyme, with product MSPEPVKFQSDDVRLHGHLIGRQGSRLDLNTPVLVIDEAALSANIERMAALAKAKGVRLRPHAKTHKSVEIARRQVAAGAVGVCCAKLGEAEALAAGGIEGLHVTSPVVAAPGLKRLGELNKVSAGLSVVADDPRNVDALAKIATPERPLGVFVDIDPGIHRTGVTSSEKAVELARRIQSHAALRYEGVQMYCGREQHIESFAERRAAIAERMDYLRAILADLEAAGAKPAIVTGGGTGTHLIDLELGVLNELQVGSYIFMDDQYAACELGADGAASSFERSLFVETRVVSANSPGLVTLDGGFKAFATEGKPPTPAAGGPQGAVFFMGDEHSALVAPGIEQALAIGDMVRLNPPHCDPTVEHYESYHLLRGDTLVDIWPVSARGRAR from the coding sequence GTGAGCCCGGAACCCGTGAAGTTCCAATCCGACGACGTCCGCCTGCACGGCCACCTGATCGGCCGCCAGGGGTCGCGCCTGGATCTCAACACCCCCGTGCTGGTGATCGACGAGGCCGCGCTGTCGGCCAATATCGAGCGGATGGCGGCCCTGGCCAAGGCCAAGGGCGTTCGCTTGCGGCCCCACGCCAAGACCCACAAGAGTGTCGAGATCGCCCGCCGCCAGGTGGCCGCCGGCGCGGTCGGGGTGTGCTGCGCCAAGCTCGGCGAAGCCGAGGCCCTGGCGGCCGGCGGCATCGAAGGGCTGCATGTCACCTCGCCGGTGGTCGCCGCCCCGGGCCTCAAGCGCCTCGGCGAACTGAACAAGGTGAGCGCCGGGCTGTCGGTGGTCGCCGACGATCCCAGGAACGTCGACGCCTTGGCCAAGATCGCGACGCCCGAGCGTCCGCTGGGCGTGTTCGTCGATATCGACCCGGGAATCCACCGCACCGGCGTCACCTCCTCGGAGAAGGCGGTGGAGCTCGCCCGGCGGATCCAGTCGCACGCCGCCCTGCGCTACGAGGGCGTACAGATGTACTGCGGCCGCGAGCAGCACATCGAATCCTTCGCCGAGCGGCGAGCCGCGATCGCCGAGCGCATGGACTATCTGCGCGCCATCCTCGCCGACCTCGAGGCGGCGGGCGCCAAGCCGGCGATCGTCACCGGCGGCGGCACCGGCACCCACCTGATCGACCTGGAGCTGGGCGTGCTCAACGAGCTGCAAGTAGGCTCCTACATCTTCATGGACGACCAGTACGCCGCCTGCGAGCTGGGCGCCGACGGCGCAGCCTCGTCCTTCGAGCGCAGCCTGTTCGTGGAGACGCGCGTGGTCAGCGCCAACAGCCCGGGCCTCGTCACCCTCGACGGCGGGTTCAAGGCCTTCGCCACCGAGGGCAAGCCGCCGACGCCCGCCGCCGGCGGTCCGCAGGGCGCGGTGTTCTTCATGGGCGACGAGCACTCGGCCCTGGTCGCGCCCGGCATCGAACAGGCGCTCGCCATCGGCGACATGGTGCGGCTGAACCCGCCGCACTGCGATCCGACAGTGGAGCACTATGAAAGCTACCACCTGCTGCGCGGCGACACGCTGGTGGACATCTGGCCGGTCAGCGCCCGCGGCCGCGCCCGCTAG
- the purB gene encoding adenylosuccinate lyase, translated as MIPRYARKEAADIWSAQSRFKIMFEIEAHAASAMAELGVIPEEAARVIWEKGQDAIWDADRIDEIEREVKHDVIAFLTHVTEVVGPEARFLHQGMTSSDVNDTALAVQLARATDLLIEDVDLVLAALKKRAFEFKMTPTVGRSHGIHAEPTTFGLKLAGHYAEFQRAKERLAMARFEIATCAISGAVGTFANVDPRVEAYVADKMGLAVEPVSTQVIPRDRHAAYFSALAVVASSMERLAVEIRHLQRTEVLEAEEYFDKGQKGSSAMPHKRNPILTENLTGLARLIRSAAVPALENVALWHERDISHSSVERGIAPDATVHLDFALRRLANVVDRLLVYPENMLKNLDRLGGLVHSQRVLLALTQKGVSREGAYAAVQRNAMKVWRGEGNFLDFLMADPEVTLSEAELKELFDLGYHFKNVDVIFARVFGEETARSQPSKTSAA; from the coding sequence ATGATCCCTCGTTACGCGCGCAAGGAAGCCGCCGACATCTGGTCCGCCCAGAGCCGGTTCAAGATCATGTTCGAGATCGAGGCGCACGCCGCCTCGGCCATGGCCGAGCTGGGGGTGATCCCCGAGGAAGCCGCGCGGGTCATTTGGGAAAAGGGCCAGGACGCCATCTGGGACGCCGATCGCATCGACGAGATCGAGCGCGAGGTGAAGCACGACGTCATCGCCTTTCTCACCCACGTCACCGAGGTGGTCGGGCCCGAGGCCCGCTTTCTGCACCAGGGCATGACCTCCTCGGACGTCAACGACACGGCCCTGGCGGTGCAGCTCGCCCGCGCCACCGACCTGCTGATCGAGGATGTCGACCTCGTCCTGGCGGCGCTGAAGAAGCGCGCCTTCGAGTTCAAGATGACGCCCACCGTCGGCCGCAGCCACGGCATCCACGCCGAGCCGACCACCTTCGGCCTCAAGCTCGCCGGTCACTACGCCGAGTTCCAGCGCGCCAAGGAGCGCCTGGCCATGGCCCGCTTCGAGATCGCCACCTGCGCCATCTCGGGCGCGGTCGGCACCTTCGCCAACGTCGACCCGCGGGTCGAAGCCTATGTCGCCGACAAGATGGGCCTGGCGGTGGAACCGGTGTCCACCCAGGTGATTCCGCGCGACCGCCACGCCGCCTACTTCTCGGCCCTCGCCGTGGTCGCCTCCTCCATGGAGCGCCTGGCCGTCGAGATCCGCCACCTGCAGCGCACCGAGGTGCTGGAAGCCGAAGAGTACTTCGACAAGGGCCAGAAGGGCTCCTCGGCCATGCCGCACAAGCGCAACCCGATCCTCACCGAGAACCTGACGGGCCTCGCCCGCCTGATCCGCTCGGCCGCGGTCCCGGCGCTGGAGAACGTCGCCCTGTGGCACGAGCGCGACATCAGCCACTCCTCCGTCGAGCGCGGCATCGCTCCAGACGCCACGGTCCACCTCGACTTCGCCCTGCGCCGGCTCGCGAACGTCGTCGACCGGCTGCTGGTCTATCCGGAGAACATGCTGAAGAACCTCGATCGCCTCGGTGGCCTGGTTCACTCGCAGCGCGTGCTCCTGGCCCTCACCCAGAAGGGCGTCTCGCGCGAGGGCGCCTACGCGGCCGTGCAGCGCAACGCCATGAAGGTCTGGCGCGGCGAGGGCAATTTCCTCGACTTCCTGATGGCCGACCCGGAGGTCACCCTCTCCGAGGCCGAGCTCAAGGAGCTGTTCGACCTCGGCTACCACTTCAAGAACGTCGACGTTATCTTCGCCCGCGTGTTCGGCGAGGAGACGGCCCGATCGCAACCCTCGAAGACCTCCGCCGCCTGA
- the purC gene encoding phosphoribosylaminoimidazolesuccinocarboxamide synthase, translating into MTRRKKIYEGKAKILYEGPEPGTLIQYFKDDTTAFDATKKAVLEGKGVINNRISEFIMTRLNSIGVQNHFIRRLNLREQLIREVEIIPLEVICRNIAAGSFSNRFGVPEGNPLPRSIIEFCLKDDKLHDPMVAEEHITAFNWASTQEIDDIMALTLRVNDFLTGMFGAVGITLVDFKIEFGRVWENDFSRVILADEISPDSCRLWDSTTNEKLDKDRFRRDLGNVIESYTEVARRLGIMKEMPTVIQGGLH; encoded by the coding sequence ATGACCCGCCGGAAGAAGATCTACGAGGGCAAGGCCAAGATCCTCTACGAAGGTCCTGAGCCCGGCACCCTCATCCAGTACTTCAAGGACGACACCACCGCCTTCGACGCCACCAAGAAGGCCGTCCTCGAGGGCAAGGGCGTGATCAACAACCGGATCAGCGAGTTCATCATGACCCGGTTGAACTCTATCGGGGTCCAGAACCACTTCATCCGCCGGCTGAACCTGCGCGAGCAGCTGATCCGCGAGGTCGAGATCATCCCGCTGGAGGTGATCTGCCGGAACATCGCCGCGGGCTCGTTCTCGAACCGGTTCGGCGTGCCGGAGGGTAACCCCCTGCCGCGCTCGATCATCGAGTTCTGCCTGAAGGACGACAAGCTCCACGACCCGATGGTCGCCGAGGAGCACATCACCGCCTTCAACTGGGCCTCGACCCAGGAGATCGACGACATCATGGCCCTCACCCTCAGGGTGAACGACTTCCTGACCGGGATGTTCGGCGCGGTCGGCATCACCCTCGTCGACTTCAAGATCGAGTTCGGCCGGGTCTGGGAGAACGACTTCTCCCGCGTCATCCTCGCCGACGAGATCAGCCCGGACAGCTGCCGGCTGTGGGACTCCACGACCAACGAGAAGCTGGACAAGGACCGCTTCCGCCGCGACCTCGGCAACGTCATCGAGAGCTACACCGAAGTGGCTCGCCGCCTCGGCATCATGAAGGAGATGCCGACCGTCATCCAAGGGGGCCTCCACTAG
- a CDS encoding spinster family MFS transporter yields MSKSTTKAGAGKPVYSDGYKRLVLVLLVTAYTFNFIDRTIIASIGQAIKVDLKITDTQLGLLGGLYFALLYTFLGIPLARLAERFSRVNIISGAIVIWSAFTALCGTAGSFATLAFYRFGVGVGEAGLSPPAHSLISDYYEPKKRASALSVYSFGIPLGTMIGAVMGGYLAQNFSWRVAFFIVGIPGVLIALLIKMLIKEPPRGHSEPEPHPTLAEDVSPDEPAKPAPTLAQEFKEMGGVIKTLFGVWPVLNVVLGVTLVSFAGYGGGQFVQPYFIRAFHMSYAQVGLMVGLIGGLSQGVGTIAGGFLTDRLARFGTRWHALVPAIGITLAYPFIVGIYTAPTPTVAAFFLLLPGLFSYTYLGPSFGIVQNMVPTHRRATATAVMFFFLNLIALGGGPPITGLVIDHLAAYHFAHPDQPGMWAAVQGMFASHVADFQAACPGGVAPKTADAAAKAACSSSLVLATRQGVILAYAVSLWGALHYLIASFGLKTAMAKARADRGEAD; encoded by the coding sequence ATGAGCAAATCCACCACCAAGGCTGGCGCCGGCAAGCCAGTGTACTCCGACGGCTACAAGCGCCTGGTGCTGGTGCTGCTCGTCACGGCCTACACCTTCAACTTCATCGACCGCACGATCATCGCCTCCATCGGCCAGGCGATCAAAGTCGACCTGAAGATCACCGATACCCAGCTCGGCCTGCTCGGCGGGCTCTACTTCGCCCTGCTCTACACCTTCCTCGGCATCCCCCTGGCGCGGCTCGCCGAGCGGTTCAGCCGGGTGAACATCATCTCCGGCGCCATCGTCATCTGGTCGGCCTTCACCGCGCTGTGCGGCACGGCGGGCTCGTTTGCGACCCTGGCCTTCTACCGCTTCGGCGTCGGCGTCGGCGAAGCCGGCCTGTCGCCCCCCGCCCACTCGCTGATCAGCGACTACTACGAGCCCAAGAAGCGCGCCTCCGCGCTCAGCGTCTATTCGTTCGGCATCCCGCTCGGCACCATGATCGGCGCGGTGATGGGCGGCTACCTGGCGCAGAACTTCTCCTGGCGCGTGGCCTTCTTCATCGTCGGCATCCCGGGCGTGCTCATCGCCCTGCTGATCAAGATGCTGATCAAGGAGCCGCCGCGCGGCCACTCGGAGCCCGAGCCGCACCCGACCCTGGCCGAAGACGTCAGCCCCGACGAGCCGGCCAAGCCGGCGCCGACGCTGGCTCAGGAATTCAAGGAGATGGGCGGGGTCATCAAGACCCTGTTCGGGGTCTGGCCGGTGCTCAACGTGGTGCTGGGGGTGACCCTGGTCTCCTTCGCCGGCTACGGCGGCGGCCAGTTCGTCCAGCCTTACTTCATCCGCGCCTTCCACATGAGCTACGCCCAGGTGGGCCTGATGGTCGGTCTGATCGGCGGCCTCAGCCAGGGCGTCGGCACCATCGCCGGCGGCTTCCTCACCGACCGGCTGGCGAGGTTCGGGACCCGGTGGCACGCCCTGGTGCCGGCGATCGGCATCACCCTCGCCTACCCCTTCATCGTCGGCATCTACACCGCTCCGACCCCGACCGTGGCCGCCTTCTTCCTGCTGCTGCCGGGCCTGTTCTCCTACACCTACCTCGGCCCGTCGTTCGGCATCGTCCAGAACATGGTGCCGACCCATCGCCGGGCGACGGCGACGGCGGTGATGTTCTTCTTCCTGAACCTGATCGCGCTCGGCGGCGGCCCGCCGATCACCGGCCTGGTCATCGACCACCTCGCCGCCTACCACTTCGCCCATCCGGACCAGCCGGGGATGTGGGCCGCGGTGCAGGGCATGTTCGCGAGCCACGTGGCCGACTTCCAGGCCGCCTGCCCCGGCGGCGTCGCGCCGAAGACCGCCGACGCCGCGGCCAAGGCCGCCTGTTCCAGCTCGCTGGTGCTGGCCACCCGCCAGGGCGTGATCCTCGCCTACGCCGTCAGCCTGTGGGGCGCGCTGCACTACCTGATCGCCTCCTTCGGCCTGAAGACCGCCATGGCCAAGGCCCGCGCCGACCGCGGCGAGGCGGACTGA
- a CDS encoding Lrp/AsnC family transcriptional regulator, giving the protein MGGSTPGPHAGAAPQLWRIGRASLGFLVDTFSMSRGGAGDIVDPLLLTIIVDSNLAPFNQDPELTARYATLDDPPPDELRRPVSVNAIAASLRMPYETVRRRVTRLIELGAVQATPKGVVVPAGTLHNPFYDIVATARYERMKRLYFEIKALGGLAGLDVRPPEAPRHERAPVRLANRQLSEYSLRVIDGFMRRLGDPVTGLILLEMAHANAEHLSASETAYEGPMSDDKRRPIRALTLAKRVGLPPETVRRHVAKLEQHGFCRKVEGGLLAALEQLGQGGSGEHGLMNNLTNLHRMLVRLAALGVLAFWDDEAATACAAG; this is encoded by the coding sequence ATGGGAGGCTCCACACCCGGCCCGCACGCGGGCGCCGCGCCGCAGCTCTGGCGGATCGGACGCGCGTCCCTGGGCTTCCTGGTGGACACCTTCTCGATGAGCCGCGGCGGCGCGGGCGACATCGTCGACCCGCTGCTCCTGACGATCATCGTCGACTCCAACCTGGCGCCCTTCAACCAGGATCCGGAGCTGACCGCCCGCTATGCGACGCTCGACGATCCCCCGCCGGACGAGCTGCGCCGCCCAGTATCGGTGAACGCAATCGCCGCCTCCCTGCGCATGCCCTACGAGACGGTGCGCCGACGGGTGACCCGGCTGATCGAACTGGGCGCGGTTCAGGCGACCCCCAAGGGCGTGGTGGTGCCCGCCGGGACGCTGCACAACCCCTTCTACGACATCGTCGCCACCGCCCGGTACGAGCGGATGAAGCGGCTCTATTTCGAGATCAAGGCGCTCGGCGGGCTGGCCGGCCTCGACGTGCGCCCGCCCGAGGCGCCGCGCCACGAACGCGCGCCCGTCCGCCTCGCAAACCGCCAGCTCTCCGAATATTCGCTGCGGGTGATCGACGGCTTCATGCGCCGGTTGGGCGATCCGGTGACCGGTCTGATCCTGCTCGAGATGGCCCACGCCAACGCCGAGCACCTGTCGGCGAGCGAGACCGCCTACGAAGGGCCGATGTCCGATGACAAGCGTCGGCCGATCCGCGCCCTCACCCTCGCCAAACGGGTCGGTCTCCCCCCCGAAACCGTGCGCCGGCACGTGGCCAAGCTCGAGCAGCACGGCTTCTGCCGCAAGGTCGAGGGAGGCCTGCTCGCGGCCCTCGAACAGCTCGGCCAGGGGGGCAGCGGCGAGCATGGGCTGATGAACAACCTCACCAACCTGCACCGCATGCTGGTCCGCCTGGCGGCCCTGGGCGTACTCGCCTTCTGGGATGACGAGGCCGCGACGGCCTGCGCAGCCGGATAA
- a CDS encoding ABC-F family ATP-binding cassette domain-containing protein → MIRLDNISKQNGHQILFIEASMGVQKGEKVGLVGPNGAGKTTLFRMITGQEEPDDGLVAIDPGMTIGYFSQDVGEMSGQSAVAAVMDGVGPVSALATEMAALEAAMVDPDRADELDAVIERYGEVQGRFEELDGYALEARAREVLAGLSFSQERMDGDVGLLSGGWKMRVALARILLMRPDAMLLDEPSNHLDLESLIWLEAFLKNYDGALLMTSHDRAFMNRIIGKVVEIDGGSLITYSGDLDFYEQQRALSEQQRQAQYERQQAMLAKEIKFIERFKARASHAAQVQSRVKKLDKIERVEPPRRRQSVQFEFRSPPRSGDDVISLRNVHKGYGEQPIYEGLDFLVRRKERWCVLGANGAGKSTLLKLVAGAAAPDKGTVSLGASVRMGYFAQHSMDLLDGEETIFESLDGSFPQAGQGALRTLAGCFGFSGDDVEKPCRVLSGGEKARLVMAKMLFDPPNLLVLDEPTNHLDMATKEMLVAALADFEGTMLFVSHDRHFLSALSNRVLELTPEGVHQYGGGYSEYVARTGQEAPGLHPGG, encoded by the coding sequence ATGATCCGCCTCGACAACATCTCCAAGCAGAACGGCCACCAGATCCTGTTCATCGAAGCCTCGATGGGCGTCCAGAAGGGGGAGAAGGTCGGGCTCGTCGGCCCGAACGGCGCCGGCAAGACGACCCTGTTCCGCATGATCACCGGCCAGGAGGAGCCTGACGACGGGCTGGTCGCGATCGATCCCGGCATGACCATCGGCTACTTCAGCCAGGACGTCGGCGAGATGTCCGGCCAGAGCGCGGTCGCCGCGGTGATGGACGGGGTCGGTCCGGTCAGCGCTCTCGCCACGGAGATGGCGGCCCTTGAAGCGGCCATGGTCGATCCGGATCGGGCCGATGAGCTGGACGCCGTCATCGAGCGATATGGCGAGGTGCAGGGCCGGTTTGAGGAGCTCGACGGCTATGCGCTGGAGGCCCGCGCCCGCGAGGTGCTGGCGGGCCTGAGCTTCAGCCAGGAGCGCATGGACGGCGACGTCGGCCTGCTCTCCGGCGGCTGGAAGATGCGCGTGGCCCTGGCCCGCATCCTCCTGATGCGCCCCGACGCCATGCTGCTGGACGAGCCGAGCAACCACCTCGACCTGGAAAGCCTGATCTGGCTGGAGGCCTTCCTCAAGAACTACGACGGCGCGCTGCTGATGACCTCGCACGACCGCGCCTTCATGAACCGCATCATCGGCAAGGTGGTGGAGATCGACGGCGGTTCGCTGATCACCTATTCGGGCGACCTCGACTTCTACGAGCAGCAGCGCGCGCTCAGCGAGCAGCAGCGCCAGGCGCAGTACGAGCGCCAGCAGGCCATGCTGGCCAAGGAGATCAAGTTCATCGAACGGTTCAAGGCGCGCGCCTCGCACGCCGCCCAGGTCCAGAGCCGGGTGAAGAAGCTCGACAAGATCGAGCGGGTCGAGCCGCCGCGCCGGCGCCAGTCGGTGCAGTTCGAGTTCCGGAGCCCGCCGCGGTCGGGCGACGACGTGATCAGCCTGCGCAATGTCCACAAGGGCTATGGCGAGCAGCCGATCTACGAGGGCCTCGACTTCCTGGTGCGGCGCAAGGAGCGCTGGTGCGTGCTGGGCGCCAACGGGGCCGGCAAGTCGACCCTGCTGAAGCTCGTGGCCGGCGCCGCCGCGCCGGACAAGGGCACGGTCAGCCTCGGGGCCAGCGTCAGGATGGGTTACTTCGCCCAGCACTCCATGGACCTGCTGGACGGCGAGGAGACGATCTTCGAGTCCCTGGACGGGTCGTTCCCGCAGGCGGGCCAGGGCGCCCTGCGCACCCTGGCCGGGTGCTTCGGTTTCTCAGGCGACGACGTGGAAAAGCCCTGCCGCGTGCTCTCCGGCGGGGAGAAGGCGCGCCTGGTCATGGCCAAGATGCTGTTCGATCCGCCGAACCTGCTGGTCCTCGACGAGCCGACCAACCACCTGGACATGGCGACCAAGGAGATGCTGGTCGCGGCCCTGGCGGATTTCGAAGGCACCATGCTGTTCGTCTCGCACGACCGCCATTTCCTGTCGGCCCTGTCGAACCGGGTGCTGGAGCTGACGCCTGAGGGCGTCCATCAGTACGGCGGCGGCTATTCGGAATATGTCGCCCGCACGGGCCAGGAAGCGCCGGGCCTGCACCCGGGCGGCTAG
- a CDS encoding AI-2E family transporter — MAAPPPSLDRAFVRRTAFQFALAAALFLAWQLASVFALVFGAIVVAVLFRSLADPIRDHTPLGDRWALAAAVIVIAGVIGASAWLFGSVMVAQFGELASRLPHSMADLRQLVSGLPFGDRFAAQLQDAGDLTAQFKGLAGRIGGYAVSFAGAITNLVLVIFAGLFMAIEPGKTRDGLALLFPKAPRAAVTEALDACGRSLQLWLRGMLVDMAFVGVLTGLGAWLVGLPSPLALGLIAALLDFVPFIGPVASIIPGVLLAIPSGGETVAWTLLMYIAVQQLEGNVIYPFVQKRAVDLPPVLSLVAVLAFGVLIGPLGVVLATPMLVVLYTLVRVLYLRNTLGEPVSAPGLPASTDQRRGREDP; from the coding sequence ATGGCCGCTCCCCCGCCCTCCCTCGACCGCGCCTTCGTCCGGCGCACTGCTTTCCAGTTCGCGCTGGCCGCGGCCCTGTTCCTGGCCTGGCAGCTCGCCAGCGTCTTCGCACTCGTGTTCGGGGCGATCGTGGTGGCCGTGCTGTTCCGCAGTCTCGCAGACCCGATCCGCGATCACACCCCACTCGGGGACCGATGGGCCCTGGCCGCTGCGGTGATCGTGATCGCGGGGGTGATCGGCGCTTCGGCCTGGTTGTTCGGTTCGGTCATGGTCGCCCAGTTCGGTGAACTCGCCAGCCGTCTGCCGCACTCGATGGCCGACCTTCGGCAGCTCGTCAGCGGCCTGCCGTTCGGCGACCGGTTCGCTGCTCAGCTCCAGGACGCCGGCGACCTGACAGCCCAGTTCAAGGGGCTGGCGGGACGCATCGGCGGCTACGCGGTGAGCTTCGCGGGCGCTATCACCAACCTGGTGCTGGTGATCTTCGCCGGGCTCTTCATGGCTATCGAGCCGGGCAAGACCCGCGACGGCCTGGCTCTGCTGTTCCCCAAGGCGCCGCGGGCGGCGGTGACGGAGGCGCTGGACGCCTGCGGCCGATCTTTGCAGCTGTGGCTGCGCGGCATGCTTGTGGACATGGCCTTCGTCGGGGTGCTGACTGGGCTCGGCGCCTGGCTCGTCGGCCTGCCCTCGCCCCTCGCGCTCGGCCTCATCGCCGCGCTCCTGGACTTCGTGCCGTTTATCGGGCCGGTCGCCTCGATCATTCCGGGCGTGCTGCTGGCCATCCCCAGCGGCGGCGAGACCGTCGCCTGGACGCTGCTGATGTACATCGCCGTGCAGCAGCTCGAGGGCAACGTCATCTATCCGTTCGTGCAGAAGCGGGCGGTCGACCTGCCGCCGGTGCTGTCGCTGGTGGCGGTGCTCGCCTTCGGGGTCCTGATCGGACCCCTGGGGGTGGTGCTCGCCACGCCGATGCTGGTCGTCCTCTACACCCTGGTGCGGGTGCTCTATTTGCGCAACACGCTGGGCGAGCCGGTCTCCGCGCCCGGCCTGCCGGCGTCCACGGATCAGCGCCGCGGCCGTGAGGATCCGTGA
- a CDS encoding DUF1476 domain-containing protein, producing the protein MTTFDDREQGFEKKFALDQEQEFKATARRNRALGKWAAGLMGLEGKHVDEYAQAVVKSDFELPGDEDVLRKVFEDLKGSGVNVTEGDVRMKMAELLAQAREEVKKG; encoded by the coding sequence ATGACCACCTTCGACGATCGTGAACAGGGTTTCGAGAAGAAGTTCGCGCTCGATCAGGAGCAGGAGTTCAAGGCCACTGCTCGCCGCAATCGCGCGCTGGGCAAGTGGGCCGCGGGCCTGATGGGCCTGGAAGGCAAGCACGTCGACGAATACGCCCAGGCGGTGGTGAAGTCCGATTTCGAGCTGCCCGGCGACGAGGACGTGCTGCGCAAGGTGTTCGAGGACCTCAAGGGCTCTGGCGTCAACGTCACCGAGGGCGACGTGCGCATGAAGATGGCCGAGCTGCTCGCCCAGGCCCGCGAAGAGGTGAAGAAGGGCTGA